One Cellulomonas sp. Y8 DNA segment encodes these proteins:
- a CDS encoding flotillin family protein, translating to MELAGTALIVVLAVVALIAVAIVGAIYAKVRFKIATPDEALIITGRKSGKPVINPETGDETTDLSGQRVVIGGGTFVKPIFEQVVRLSLASQSFPVAAEDATTKSGVGVTLRSIAVVKVGGTERMVRAAAQRFAGRSQEQVIEQQTSEVLVGVLRTIAGTLTVESILYERQEFSKEVKDIAVPMLAERGLILENFEIQTVEDTGEYIRNLGRPRAAAVARDAEIAEAQARQESTERSNEAAVQIAESNKALALRNATIAQETATAQADAAAAQERAQAEAQQEVLVQQEQVALRRAALREQELQTEVRKPAEARKYEAAQEADARKYAAEQEAEAFKTSAIRKAEAEAQRTTAQADAEASAARARAEAALIEQQRRAEGALAIARAEADGIQARGEAEAAAERAQGEARAAAIKAESDAYQAFPESARLQMVLDALPKVAQPYADALGKIDDITIIDKDGASRLPGQVSTGVQELATMLKAQTGIDLLDLVRGLGGGSHPAAGHAVPAQSHAAVAPVHAPADRPAAGADGAAD from the coding sequence ATGGAGCTCGCAGGAACTGCCCTGATCGTCGTGCTGGCGGTCGTCGCCCTGATCGCGGTCGCGATCGTGGGCGCGATCTACGCCAAGGTCCGGTTCAAGATCGCCACGCCCGACGAGGCGCTGATCATCACCGGCCGCAAGAGCGGCAAGCCGGTGATCAACCCGGAGACGGGCGACGAGACCACCGACCTGTCCGGCCAGCGCGTCGTGATCGGCGGCGGCACGTTCGTGAAGCCGATCTTCGAGCAGGTCGTCCGGCTCTCGCTGGCGTCGCAGAGCTTCCCGGTCGCGGCCGAGGACGCCACCACCAAGTCCGGCGTCGGCGTGACGCTGCGGTCGATCGCGGTCGTCAAGGTCGGCGGCACCGAGCGCATGGTGCGCGCAGCCGCGCAGCGGTTCGCGGGCCGCAGCCAGGAGCAGGTCATCGAGCAGCAGACCTCCGAGGTCCTCGTCGGCGTGCTCCGCACGATCGCGGGCACGCTGACCGTCGAGTCGATCCTCTACGAGCGCCAGGAGTTCTCGAAGGAGGTCAAGGACATCGCGGTGCCGATGCTGGCCGAGCGCGGCCTGATCCTGGAGAACTTCGAGATCCAGACCGTCGAGGACACCGGCGAGTACATCCGCAACCTCGGTCGTCCGCGCGCCGCCGCCGTCGCCCGCGACGCCGAGATCGCCGAGGCGCAGGCCCGGCAGGAGAGCACCGAGCGGTCGAACGAGGCCGCCGTGCAGATCGCCGAGTCGAACAAGGCTCTCGCGCTGCGCAACGCGACCATCGCGCAGGAGACCGCGACCGCCCAGGCCGACGCCGCCGCCGCGCAGGAGCGTGCGCAGGCCGAGGCGCAGCAGGAGGTCCTGGTCCAGCAGGAGCAGGTGGCTCTGCGCCGCGCGGCCCTGCGCGAGCAGGAGCTGCAGACCGAGGTCCGCAAGCCCGCCGAGGCCCGCAAGTACGAGGCGGCCCAGGAGGCAGACGCCCGCAAGTACGCCGCGGAGCAGGAGGCCGAGGCGTTCAAGACCTCGGCGATCCGCAAGGCCGAGGCCGAGGCGCAGCGCACGACCGCGCAGGCCGACGCCGAGGCGTCCGCCGCCCGCGCCCGAGCCGAGGCCGCGCTGATCGAGCAGCAGCGCCGCGCCGAGGGTGCGCTGGCGATCGCCCGGGCCGAGGCCGACGGCATCCAGGCGCGCGGTGAGGCCGAGGCCGCCGCCGAGCGCGCCCAGGGCGAGGCCCGCGCCGCCGCGATCAAGGCGGAGTCCGACGCCTACCAGGCGTTCCCGGAGTCCGCGCGGCTGCAGATGGTGCTCGACGCGCTGCCGAAGGTGGCCCAGCCGTACGCCGACGCGCTCGGGAAGATCGACGACATCACGATCATCGACAAGGACGGCGCCTCGCGGCTGCCCGGCCAGGTGTCGACGGGCGTGCAGGAGCTGGCGACGATGCTCAAGGCGCAGACGGGCATCGACCTGCTCGACCTGGTCCGCGGGCTCGGCGGCGGCTCGCACCCGGCGGCGGGGCACGCCGTCCCGGCCCAGAGCCACGCGGCCGTCGCCCCGGTGCACGCGCCGGCCGACCGGCCCGCGGCCGGTGCCGACGGCGCGGCGGACTGA
- a CDS encoding PLDc N-terminal domain-containing protein, giving the protein MGAGGDLDGWRLMIPAPYDVLWTAAVVLLVALTVGALLVWARRRESASNALVHLALILVVPVLGPAAYLAGAALDRRAAGRAAARTPRPGRG; this is encoded by the coding sequence ATGGGCGCGGGTGGCGACCTCGACGGCTGGCGGCTGATGATCCCCGCCCCGTACGACGTGCTGTGGACCGCGGCCGTCGTCCTGCTCGTCGCGCTGACGGTGGGCGCGCTGCTGGTGTGGGCACGCCGCCGGGAGTCGGCGTCGAACGCCCTGGTGCACCTCGCGCTGATCCTCGTGGTCCCGGTGCTCGGGCCGGCGGCCTACCTCGCGGGCGCGGCGCTGGACCGCCGCGCGGCCGGCCGGGCCGCGGCGCGGACCCCTCGGCCCGGCCGCGGCTGA
- a CDS encoding cation transporter, which translates to MTAAAPSLGPDRRAVLQRRIRLVVAATIAYNVVEAVVALAAGRAASSAALVAFGLDSVVEVLSAAAVAWQFAARDPETRERAAMRAIAVSFFGLSAFVAVDAARALLGAGEPERSTVGVVLAAVSLAVMPGLSWFERRTGRELGSASAVADSKQTLICSYLSAVLLVGLLLNGTLGWWWADPVAALVIAGFAVREGVEAWRGDACGTPLADLVGGDARAEDDDCC; encoded by the coding sequence GTGACCGCCGCCGCCCCGTCCCTCGGCCCCGACCGCCGCGCCGTGCTGCAGCGGCGCATCCGCCTGGTCGTCGCCGCGACGATCGCCTACAACGTGGTCGAGGCCGTGGTCGCGCTGGCGGCAGGCCGGGCCGCGTCGTCGGCGGCGCTGGTGGCGTTCGGGCTGGACTCGGTGGTCGAGGTGCTGTCCGCCGCCGCCGTCGCCTGGCAGTTCGCGGCGCGTGACCCGGAGACCCGCGAACGGGCGGCGATGCGGGCGATCGCGGTGTCGTTCTTCGGGCTCTCGGCGTTCGTCGCGGTCGACGCCGCCCGCGCGCTCCTGGGGGCGGGGGAGCCGGAGCGCTCGACGGTCGGGGTCGTGCTCGCGGCCGTCAGCCTGGCCGTCATGCCGGGGCTGTCCTGGTTCGAGCGGCGTACCGGCCGGGAGCTCGGGTCGGCGTCGGCGGTGGCCGACTCGAAGCAGACGCTGATCTGCTCGTACCTGTCGGCGGTGCTGCTCGTCGGGCTGCTGCTGAACGGCACGCTCGGCTGGTGGTGGGCGGACCCGGTGGCGGCGCTGGTGATCGCCGGCTTCGCGGTGCGCGAGGGCGTCGAGGCCTGGCGCGGCGACGCGTGCGGCACGCCGCTGGCGGACCTGGTCGGTGGGGACGCCCGGGCCGAGGACGACGACTGCTGCTGA
- a CDS encoding transcriptional regulator → MPGEEPDLLRPDARSLARGRALHAAHERFLSTGTAAGVRALVADSWRRSLRSGVDPERPAPPVALTDADLRAYRSEHPLRHALPVVRGLLLDAALTEGFLVALTDAEGALLWVAGDARVRRAVEGVGFVEGAAWDEAHAGTNAPGTALATGHDVQVLGAEHFTRSVQPWSCTAAVLRDPAGRALGALDVTGRDAAASALMLSLVRATAAAVEADLRARVLARGPGPAGGGGWPAAATGAGWPVAPGPSGDVPALTGPDGRAASPAARLEVLRPGSGVLHTPGAPARALSLRHAELLLLLAEHPRGLHADELAVLLHPGSMSDVAVRAEVSRLRRVAGSLVGRSRPYRLATALGTDVAGVREALAAGDVRAALDRYAGPVLPRSRAPGVEQARDALASDVRAAVLHASDPVALERWLDREEGAEDWQAWERLVAVTAPGSAAHVRAAGRLDLLVRRLGTGPARHPWR, encoded by the coding sequence GTGCCGGGCGAGGAACCTGACCTGCTCCGTCCCGACGCGCGCTCCCTCGCGCGCGGCCGCGCCCTGCACGCCGCGCACGAGCGGTTCCTCAGCACCGGGACCGCCGCGGGCGTCCGGGCCCTCGTCGCCGACTCCTGGCGGCGCAGCCTGCGCAGCGGCGTCGACCCCGAGCGCCCGGCGCCGCCCGTCGCGCTGACCGACGCCGACCTGCGCGCCTACCGGTCCGAGCACCCGCTGCGGCACGCGCTGCCGGTGGTGCGCGGGCTGCTCCTCGACGCCGCTCTGACCGAGGGGTTCCTGGTCGCGCTCACCGACGCCGAGGGCGCGCTGCTCTGGGTCGCCGGTGACGCCCGCGTGCGCCGGGCCGTCGAGGGCGTCGGGTTCGTCGAGGGCGCGGCGTGGGACGAGGCGCACGCCGGGACGAACGCCCCCGGCACCGCGCTGGCCACCGGGCACGACGTCCAGGTGCTCGGTGCGGAGCACTTCACGCGGTCCGTCCAGCCGTGGAGCTGCACCGCCGCGGTGCTGCGGGACCCCGCCGGGCGGGCGCTGGGGGCGCTCGACGTCACCGGGCGGGACGCGGCGGCGTCGGCGCTGATGCTGTCGCTGGTGCGGGCCACCGCCGCGGCGGTGGAGGCGGACCTGCGGGCCCGGGTCCTCGCGCGCGGGCCGGGACCGGCGGGCGGGGGCGGGTGGCCCGCGGCGGCGACGGGCGCGGGGTGGCCGGTCGCGCCCGGGCCGTCGGGGGACGTCCCGGCCCTCACCGGCCCGGACGGGCGCGCAGCGTCCCCCGCCGCCCGGCTCGAGGTGCTCCGCCCCGGGTCCGGCGTCCTGCACACCCCCGGCGCCCCCGCCCGCGCGCTGTCCCTCCGGCACGCCGAGCTGCTGCTCCTGCTCGCCGAGCACCCGCGCGGCCTGCACGCCGACGAGCTCGCCGTGCTGCTGCACCCCGGCAGCATGTCGGACGTCGCGGTGCGCGCAGAGGTGTCGCGGCTGCGCCGCGTCGCCGGTTCCCTGGTCGGCCGGTCCCGGCCGTACCGGCTCGCGACGGCGCTCGGCACCGACGTCGCCGGGGTCCGCGAGGCGCTGGCCGCGGGCGACGTGCGCGCGGCGCTCGACCGGTACGCCGGCCCCGTGCTGCCGCGGTCGCGGGCGCCCGGCGTCGAGCAGGCGCGGGACGCCCTCGCGTCCGACGTGCGGGCTGCGGTGCTGCACGCCAGCGACCCGGTCGCCCTGGAGCGCTGGCTCGACCGCGAGGAGGGCGCCGAGGACTGGCAGGCGTGGGAGCGGCTCGTCGCGGTGACCGCGCCGGGGTCCGCCGCGCACGTCCGGGCGGCGGGGCGGCTCGATCTGCTCGTGCGCCGGCTCGGCACCGGGCCTGCCCGGCACCCCTGGCGCTGA
- a CDS encoding alpha/beta hydrolase has product MTRRTAWLTLRALVGLALLAAPAWVLATAGGAVPHQHWTLGALLAVSALTGVALLATTALALLRERRRATAPPPTPSADDPVPSAAPGAAPSSRAEPVARPGPARPRGRRVLRATGAGVGLALLAVLAAATAWLRPFPATDAALDALRGDDAVEVRESAGWYAFVPRDAEPTTGLVYSPGARVDVRATAAVLRPLAEEGYLVVALKEPLGIALTSPGQSASAMAAFDGVERWAVGGHSLGGVAASSFAAARDDEVDGLLLHASYPLGDMSDADLVVASASGSEDGLTTPADVDASRADLPAATTFTEVDGAVHAFFADYGPQPGDGTPTVPRERAQAEIVAASTALLDEVAAG; this is encoded by the coding sequence ATGACCCGACGGACCGCCTGGCTCACCCTCCGCGCGCTCGTGGGGCTCGCCCTGCTCGCCGCCCCCGCGTGGGTGCTGGCGACCGCCGGCGGGGCCGTGCCGCACCAGCACTGGACGCTCGGCGCGCTGCTCGCGGTGAGCGCGCTCACCGGGGTCGCCCTGCTGGCCACGACGGCGCTGGCCCTGCTCCGCGAGCGGCGGCGCGCGACGGCACCTCCCCCCACGCCGTCGGCCGACGACCCGGTGCCGAGCGCCGCGCCCGGGGCGGCCCCGTCGTCCCGCGCCGAGCCCGTCGCCCGCCCCGGACCGGCACGCCCCCGCGGTCGCCGCGTGCTGCGCGCCACCGGCGCCGGGGTCGGGCTCGCGCTGCTCGCCGTGCTCGCCGCCGCGACCGCCTGGCTCCGCCCGTTCCCCGCCACCGACGCCGCGCTCGACGCCCTGCGCGGCGACGACGCCGTCGAGGTGCGGGAGTCGGCCGGCTGGTACGCGTTCGTCCCGCGCGACGCCGAGCCGACCACCGGGCTGGTGTACTCCCCCGGCGCGCGCGTCGACGTGCGCGCCACCGCCGCCGTGCTGCGGCCGCTCGCCGAGGAGGGCTACCTCGTCGTCGCGCTGAAGGAGCCGCTCGGCATCGCGCTGACCTCGCCGGGCCAGTCCGCGTCGGCGATGGCGGCGTTCGACGGGGTCGAGCGATGGGCGGTCGGCGGGCACTCGCTCGGCGGGGTCGCGGCGTCGTCCTTCGCCGCCGCGCGCGACGACGAGGTCGACGGCCTGCTGCTGCACGCGTCCTACCCGCTGGGCGACATGTCGGACGCGGACCTCGTGGTCGCGTCCGCGTCCGGGTCCGAGGACGGGCTGACCACGCCGGCCGACGTCGACGCGTCGCGCGCCGACCTGCCCGCCGCGACGACCTTCACCGAGGTCGACGGCGCGGTGCACGCGTTCTTCGCCGACTACGGCCCGCAGCCGGGCGACGGCACCCCGACGGTCCCGCGCGAGCGGGCGCAGGCCGAGATCGTCGCGGCGAGCACCGCGCTGCTCGACGAGGTCGCCGCGGGCTGA
- a CDS encoding helix-turn-helix transcriptional regulator, which translates to METVTLTHTAALARLGHALSDETRARILLALREAPAYPSDLADALGVSRQVMSNQLACLRGCGLVEAIPDGRRVWYRLADGHLAPALGDLLALVVAVDPGCCGPDCACA; encoded by the coding sequence ATGGAGACGGTGACGCTCACGCACACGGCCGCCCTCGCGCGGCTGGGCCACGCGCTGTCCGACGAGACCCGCGCGCGGATCCTGCTCGCGCTGCGCGAGGCCCCCGCGTACCCGTCCGACCTCGCCGACGCGCTCGGCGTGTCCCGCCAGGTCATGTCGAACCAGCTCGCCTGCCTGCGCGGGTGCGGGCTCGTCGAGGCGATCCCGGACGGTCGGAGGGTCTGGTACCGGCTCGCCGACGGCCACCTGGCGCCGGCGCTCGGCGACCTGCTCGCGCTCGTCGTCGCCGTCGACCCCGGCTGCTGCGGCCCCGACTGCGCGTGCGCGTGA
- the adh gene encoding aldehyde dehydrogenase, with protein sequence MTVYAAPGQPGSPATYRERYDHWIGGEFVAPASGRYFENPSPVTGRTFTEVARGDAADIDRALDAAHGAARSWGRTSATERAVILNKIADRIEDNLEMLAVAETWENGKPVRETLAADLPLAVDHFRYFAGAVRAQEGSISEIDADTIAYHFHEPLGVVGQIIPWNFPLLMATWKLAPALAAGNAVVMKPAEQTPASILLLMELIADLLPPGVVNVVNGFGVEAGKPLASSPRIRKIAFTGETTTGRLIMQYASQNIIPVTLELGGKSPNIFFEDVARAKDDYYDKALEGFTMFALNQGEVCTCPSRALIQESIYDGFLADAIARTEAVKQGNPLDTETMIGAQASNDQLEKILSYIDIGKAEGAKVLTGGTRAELDGDLAGGYYVTPTIFEGKNSMRIFQEEIFGPVVAVTSFSDYSDAIHTANDTLYGLGAGVWSRESAIAYRAGRDIEAGRVWTNCYHAYPAAAAFGGYKGSGVGRENHKMMLDHYQQTKNLLVSYSGQKLGFF encoded by the coding sequence ATGACCGTCTACGCAGCGCCGGGTCAGCCCGGCAGCCCCGCCACCTACCGCGAGCGCTACGACCACTGGATCGGCGGCGAGTTCGTCGCCCCCGCGTCCGGCCGCTACTTCGAGAACCCGTCGCCGGTGACGGGTCGCACCTTCACCGAGGTCGCGCGCGGCGACGCCGCCGACATCGACCGGGCGCTGGACGCCGCGCACGGCGCCGCGCGGTCCTGGGGGAGGACGTCCGCGACGGAGCGGGCCGTGATCCTCAACAAGATCGCCGACCGGATCGAGGACAACCTCGAGATGCTGGCCGTCGCCGAGACCTGGGAGAACGGCAAGCCGGTCCGCGAGACGCTGGCCGCCGACCTGCCGCTGGCCGTGGACCACTTCCGGTACTTCGCCGGAGCGGTCCGCGCGCAGGAGGGCTCGATCTCCGAGATCGACGCCGACACCATCGCGTACCACTTCCACGAGCCGCTGGGCGTCGTCGGGCAGATCATCCCGTGGAACTTCCCGCTGCTCATGGCCACCTGGAAGCTCGCGCCCGCGCTGGCCGCGGGGAACGCCGTCGTGATGAAGCCGGCCGAGCAGACCCCCGCGTCGATCCTGCTGCTGATGGAGCTGATCGCCGACCTGCTGCCCCCGGGCGTCGTCAACGTGGTCAACGGGTTCGGGGTCGAGGCCGGCAAGCCGCTCGCGTCCAGCCCGCGCATCCGGAAGATCGCGTTCACCGGCGAGACCACCACCGGGCGCCTGATCATGCAGTACGCCAGCCAGAACATCATCCCGGTCACGCTGGAGCTCGGCGGGAAGAGCCCGAACATCTTCTTCGAGGACGTCGCCCGCGCGAAGGACGACTACTACGACAAGGCGCTCGAGGGGTTCACGATGTTCGCCCTCAACCAGGGCGAGGTGTGCACCTGCCCGTCGCGCGCGCTCATCCAGGAGTCGATCTACGACGGCTTCCTCGCCGACGCCATCGCCCGCACCGAGGCGGTCAAGCAGGGCAACCCGCTCGACACCGAGACGATGATCGGCGCGCAGGCGTCCAACGACCAGCTCGAGAAGATCCTGTCCTACATCGACATCGGCAAGGCCGAGGGCGCCAAGGTCCTGACCGGCGGGACGCGCGCCGAGCTCGACGGCGACCTGGCCGGCGGGTACTACGTGACGCCGACGATCTTCGAGGGCAAGAACTCCATGCGGATCTTCCAGGAGGAGATCTTCGGCCCCGTCGTCGCGGTGACGTCGTTCTCCGACTACTCGGACGCGATCCACACCGCCAACGACACCCTGTACGGCCTCGGCGCCGGCGTGTGGTCCCGGGAGTCGGCGATCGCCTACCGCGCGGGCCGGGACATCGAGGCCGGCCGCGTGTGGACGAACTGCTACCACGCGTACCCCGCGGCGGCGGCGTTCGGCGGCTACAAGGGGTCGGGCGTCGGCCGCGAGAACCACAAGATGATGCTCGACCACTACCAGCAGACCAAGAACCTGCTGGTGTCCTACTCGGGCCAGAAGCTCGGGTTCTTCTGA
- a CDS encoding helix-turn-helix domain-containing protein gives MTVDELVQALGALASPQRLRVLGELGQESVHVSELARRVGMSRPLLYGHLTKLEQAGLVTSHHSVSPDGKALRHYEVVPFDLRVTPAIVAAAIAETPEEGP, from the coding sequence ATGACGGTGGACGAGCTGGTGCAGGCGCTGGGCGCCCTCGCGAGCCCGCAGCGCCTGCGGGTGCTCGGGGAGCTCGGGCAGGAGAGCGTGCACGTCAGCGAGCTCGCCCGCCGGGTGGGCATGTCGCGCCCGCTGCTCTACGGCCACCTCACCAAGCTGGAGCAGGCCGGCCTGGTCACCAGCCACCACAGCGTCTCGCCGGACGGCAAGGCGCTCCGGCACTACGAGGTCGTCCCGTTCGACCTGCGCGTCACCCCCGCGATCGTCGCCGCGGCGATCGCCGAGACCCCCGAGGAAGGGCCCTGA
- a CDS encoding GNAT family N-acetyltransferase: MRTRLLALADVTDADEEAWHRLADHAAEPNVYLDPRFLLPARDRGSAAADLRLLVVDDGPEWLAALAVTTKPFAPRLPLRAATTGGAFMTGHADRHHPLLRARREVESLRALLRGARSAGLPGLLQLQHLPLGGAVERALAEIAAADGTPVLERRRAVAAFAPRAGVVVPEVPEGPGPLVDPPLAWEHMATDERRNMRRGVRGLARETGGPLELHDVTDDPRADDDFLALQAAGWKGDSGRGGAALALDPVAERWFRAVVGAFRRDKDLRVVRLAGGGTTLWTGYALRSGSAWFGFLDAYAEAHRRYSPGSIGRVANMTYLLATTDAPFFDPAFDARYATGARLFPATRTHVDVLVATGGPAARGVLRAIPAARRLGLVPD, from the coding sequence GTGCGGACCCGGCTGCTCGCGCTCGCCGACGTGACGGACGCCGACGAGGAGGCCTGGCACCGCCTGGCCGACCACGCCGCCGAGCCGAACGTCTACCTCGACCCGCGGTTCCTGCTGCCGGCGCGCGACCGCGGGTCGGCGGCGGCGGACCTCCGGCTGCTCGTCGTCGACGACGGCCCCGAGTGGCTGGCGGCGCTCGCGGTGACGACCAAGCCGTTCGCGCCTCGGCTCCCGCTGCGCGCGGCGACGACGGGCGGGGCGTTCATGACCGGGCACGCCGACCGGCACCACCCGCTGCTCCGCGCCCGGCGCGAGGTCGAGTCGCTCCGCGCGCTGCTCCGCGGGGCGCGGTCGGCGGGGCTCCCGGGGCTGCTCCAGCTGCAGCACCTGCCGCTCGGCGGGGCGGTCGAGCGGGCGCTCGCCGAGATCGCGGCGGCCGACGGCACGCCGGTGCTGGAGCGCCGGCGGGCGGTCGCCGCGTTCGCGCCGCGCGCGGGCGTGGTGGTGCCGGAGGTGCCCGAGGGGCCGGGACCGCTGGTCGACCCGCCGCTCGCCTGGGAGCACATGGCGACCGACGAGCGCCGGAACATGCGCCGCGGCGTCCGCGGGCTCGCCCGCGAGACCGGCGGCCCGCTCGAGCTGCACGACGTGACGGACGACCCGCGGGCCGACGACGACTTCCTCGCGCTGCAGGCGGCCGGCTGGAAGGGGGACTCGGGGCGGGGTGGCGCCGCGCTGGCGCTGGACCCCGTCGCCGAGCGCTGGTTCCGTGCGGTCGTCGGCGCGTTCCGGCGGGACAAGGACCTCCGGGTCGTCCGGCTCGCCGGCGGCGGGACGACGCTCTGGACCGGGTACGCCCTGCGGTCGGGCTCGGCCTGGTTCGGGTTCCTCGACGCCTACGCCGAGGCGCACCGGCGGTACAGCCCGGGGTCGATCGGGCGGGTCGCGAACATGACCTACCTGCTCGCCACCACCGACGCCCCGTTCTTCGACCCGGCGTTCGACGCCCGGTACGCGACCGGCGCCCGCCTCTTCCCGGCCACCCGCACGCACGTCGACGTGCTCGTCGCGACCGGCGGCCCGGCGGCGCGCGGGGTGCTGCGCGCGATCCCCGCGGCGCGCCGCCTGGGGCTGGTTCCGGACTGA
- a CDS encoding DUF779 domain-containing protein, giving the protein MSRVDHTPSAADMLRRLRDQHGELMFHQSGGCCDGSSPMCYPAGEFLTGDADVHLGDLEVDDDFTVPVWMSRSQFAYWRHTHLTIDVVPGRGAGFSLEAPEGVRFLIRSRLLTDEEWAADGAEAALRVGPA; this is encoded by the coding sequence ATGAGCAGGGTCGACCACACCCCGTCCGCCGCCGACATGCTGCGCCGGCTGCGGGACCAGCACGGGGAGCTGATGTTCCACCAGTCCGGGGGCTGCTGCGACGGGTCGTCGCCGATGTGCTACCCGGCGGGCGAGTTCCTCACGGGCGACGCCGACGTCCACCTGGGCGACCTCGAGGTCGACGACGACTTCACGGTGCCGGTCTGGATGAGCCGCAGCCAGTTCGCGTACTGGCGGCACACGCACCTGACGATCGACGTGGTGCCCGGGCGGGGTGCGGGGTTCTCGCTGGAGGCCCCGGAGGGCGTCCGCTTCCTGATCCGCAGCCGGCTCCTGACGGACGAGGAGTGGGCCGCCGACGGCGCGGAGGCGGCGCTCCGGGTCGGGCCGGCGTAG
- a CDS encoding trans-acting enoyl reductase family protein, with the protein MADREHDLVLLGATSFVGALTAEHLARAAPPSARIALAGRDPERLAAVRRRLPARAADWPLVVVDVTDAPALRRAAGSATALASTVGPYGRHGLPVVEACATAGTHYADLSGELAFVRVAVDAADARARTTGARLVHACGYDSIPSDLGVHLLHRAAVAAGEAGGLGDVQALVAARGGVSGGTVASLLGEAEAVRTDPRVRRLHADPHALSPDPAAEPGTPQPRLLVPPHRVAGRWAAPSVMAPFDAHVVRRSNALTGWAYGRGLRYAEHLDAGRGPAGLLRAVALTGATALGAAALALPPTRALVERALPAAGDGPDAATREAGWFRHRFLATSASGRRYAARVQASGDPGYAATAVMLGEAALALALDGAALPDRAGSLTPATALGDVLVDRLRTQGFDLDAVPA; encoded by the coding sequence ATGGCCGACCGCGAGCACGACCTGGTCCTGCTGGGCGCGACGAGCTTCGTCGGGGCGCTGACCGCCGAGCACCTCGCCCGCGCCGCGCCGCCCTCCGCCCGGATCGCGCTGGCGGGCCGGGACCCGGAGCGGCTGGCCGCGGTGCGCCGCCGGCTGCCCGCACGCGCCGCGGACTGGCCGCTCGTCGTCGTCGACGTCACGGACGCACCTGCGCTGCGCCGGGCGGCCGGGTCGGCCACCGCCCTCGCCTCCACCGTCGGCCCCTACGGGCGCCACGGCCTGCCGGTCGTCGAGGCCTGCGCGACCGCGGGGACCCACTACGCCGACCTCAGCGGGGAGCTCGCGTTCGTGCGGGTGGCGGTCGACGCGGCGGACGCGCGGGCGCGGACCACCGGCGCGCGGCTGGTGCACGCGTGCGGCTACGACTCGATCCCGTCCGACCTCGGGGTGCACCTGCTGCACCGGGCCGCGGTGGCGGCGGGCGAGGCGGGCGGGCTCGGCGACGTGCAGGCGCTGGTCGCGGCGCGCGGGGGCGTGTCCGGCGGCACCGTGGCCTCCCTGCTCGGGGAGGCGGAGGCGGTGCGGACCGACCCGCGGGTCCGTCGGCTGCACGCGGACCCGCACGCCCTGTCCCCCGACCCCGCAGCCGAGCCCGGCACGCCGCAGCCGCGGCTGCTGGTGCCCCCGCACCGGGTCGCCGGGCGGTGGGCGGCGCCGTCGGTGATGGCGCCGTTCGACGCGCACGTGGTCCGGCGGTCGAACGCGCTGACGGGCTGGGCCTACGGCCGCGGGCTGCGGTACGCCGAGCACCTCGACGCCGGCCGGGGCCCCGCCGGGCTGCTGCGCGCCGTCGCGCTCACCGGGGCGACCGCACTGGGCGCGGCCGCGCTCGCGCTGCCGCCGACCCGGGCGCTGGTCGAGCGCGCGCTGCCCGCCGCCGGGGACGGCCCGGACGCCGCGACCCGGGAGGCGGGCTGGTTCCGGCACCGGTTCCTCGCGACCTCCGCGTCCGGGCGGCGGTACGCGGCGCGGGTGCAGGCGTCCGGCGACCCCGGCTACGCGGCGACCGCGGTGATGCTGGGCGAGGCCGCGCTCGCGCTGGCGCTCGACGGGGCGGCGCTCCCCGACCGCGCGGGGTCGCTCACCCCGGCGACCGCGCTGGGCGACGTCCTGGTCGACCGTCTCCGCACCCAGGGCTTCGACCTGGACGCGGTCCCGGCCTGA
- a CDS encoding DUF4175 domain-containing protein, translating into MESIPWFAWIVLGAIVFGSLASVVDGVLKNRRKIAQINAGPSRHEVLVRLEAIEHRLERIERALTEVPN; encoded by the coding sequence ATGGAGAGCATCCCCTGGTTCGCGTGGATCGTGCTGGGCGCGATCGTGTTCGGCAGCCTCGCCTCGGTCGTCGACGGCGTGCTCAAGAACCGCCGCAAGATCGCCCAGATCAACGCCGGTCCCTCGCGGCACGAGGTCCTGGTCCGCCTCGAGGCGATCGAGCACCGGCTGGAGCGCATCGAGCGGGCGCTGACGGAGGTCCCGAACTGA